Sequence from the Notamacropus eugenii isolate mMacEug1 chromosome 6, mMacEug1.pri_v2, whole genome shotgun sequence genome:
CAAGTCCGCCCCATCGGGACTCGGGCCCGACTCCTCGGTTGACCCGGTGGCTTCCGAGGACATGGCAGCCAAGGAAGGACCTGTAGGAGGCGAGCGGGGCAGGACCTGCGGGGATCAGAGGGGGCGGGCGCCACGGGCACTCCCTCCCCTCGAGCGAGCCCGCCCCCTCCTCCGGACTGACCAAACCCCGCCGTGGAACACCTGGGGCAGGGACCGGGAGACCCAGCCAGGAAAGGATTCAAACCCTGCAGTCAGGTGACGGGCTCCAGCAAGGGCAGGGCCTGGGAAGCTCGGGTACCCGCGACCCCCGGCCTGGGGGCGGGGCTACCGCCGGCCTCGCCCTCGTCAGACAGCTGAGCACGCCGAGGCGGGGGGACCGGCGCAAGGGTGCGCGGGGGTGGGGGCCGCCAGACTCGTGGAGTCAAACCTTCGCGAGGAGCTGGAGACCCGGACCGGAGCTGGAGACGGCGACACTGGGACGTGGATTCTGCCCCACCCGGCGGACGCCACTCTACCCAACCCGACCCGCCCTCCACGTTCAGTACAAAGGTAAATTCCGGCTCCACCCTGGAGCCCGGTGTGGGGGGCGTGGCCGCTTCCCCGCCCCCGCCAAGTACCGGGAACCCATGGAAACTAAGGCTCCGCCGCTCGACACTGAGCATGTGCGAGGCCTGCGTGGCCAGGACGGGCGCTTTGCATGCCGGGCCCTGGCGTGAAATGCATCCTGGGCCTTGTAGTTGAGCTACCGGAGATCTGTACTCCCGCTTGGGTGAAAGGTGAAAAACCAAGTTCGGCCCCTTTGGTCAAGCCTTTAATCCGCAGTTTGACTTAAATAGACATCCCCTTGAAAAAGGGGATGGATTCCAAggtccctcttctttccccaccAATTTCCCACCAAGGCCAATGCCCTAGAACCAAGAAGTGGGCCATGACTCAACCCTAAGGATTCCAGGAGCCCAGACAGGAAACGAGGCTGTCTTGAGTGAAAACCCTGAATTTAATGGGAAGTTGGGGAGCCCCATCCCTCCCTTCACACGCCCCACCCCTCCGGCCTGTGTGTGGGGGGGCCTGCCCCCTGGCCTCCGTCCTGCGGCCCTGGCTTGCTCCATGTCCTTTGGGCTCAGTCAGTCTCTTGGGCCCGTCTCTCTGTGTATCTCCTgcaggatgaggaggagggaggttGGGCAATGTGGGGTGTGCACTGCCTAGGTgtgatctctcccttcctctggcTCCCCCCATGTTCCCCAGGCTCCTTCCAACCTCACCTTCGGGCGTATTCGTACAGTGCCTGCTTCCTCTCCTGCAGGCTCTCTTGACGGGCCCAGGAAGACTTGGCAAACAGAGCTGCAGGCTGAGGGGTCACGGGGTCAGAGCTGGGGGACTAGGGGTCACAGGGTTGAGAGATTATccagtatttattgagcacctaacTTACATAAGATGTGGTGTAGAATTGAAAGGTCCATCTTGGGAAGTTCCCCATGTCCTACCCTCCAGCCTAAGACTTTCCCCATGCCCCCACTTCCTGGGTCTCACCTTGGAGACAGAAGTTGTGGGAAAGGGTCCAGAAGATGGAAGGGTCTGGGACCCCTCAGCAATATCCTCAGGCACAAAGGGTATAGCTCCCTCCAGCAGATTAGTGATAGTTGTGTCTACACAGCCAGTTCTcgctggagaagagaatggggatTTCTCTAGTCTCACATTTCTTCCCCAGCCCACATTTCTTCTTCCTGATACTTCTTAAACCTTTACCCAGCATCCCTAGAGTTTTTCCCCATACCATACCCAGGTCTCTCTGGATGACGCCAATTGGGACATGGGGTAAAACCTCTTTGACTCTTTGAGAAAGAGTTGCCAGCTGCCGGTCAGGGGATGGGCCAGGTGTAGAAGGGGGAGAAGGCCGAGCTGCAAGGAAGAAATGGGAGATGTGATGAGGGGTGACCCGAATACAGAGACAACCTGAAGGAAAATGACATACCTGACTGGGGGAGAGGTCTTGGGTGTCGCTGCCGCTTCATGTGTTCTGCTTTATCTGCAGGTGTGAGTCGAGTTCCTCTCTGGCCCAGCTCCCTGGCCACCAACTGGGGACAATTGGAAGGTGAGACCAAGGGTCACAGAGCCAATTGGCCCCCACAACACACTACTGGAAGGTCTTCCACCCTCACCCTCCCAATCATTATTACCTGCTGGACACGGAGGGCAAATGCCTCACTCCCTTCCCCTGGCTGTTGATGGGCAGGACGAAGCCATCTGCGAAACACAATTAAAACAAAAGTTAGGGGAAATCTCATATAAGCCAAAAGCTTTTGCCTCTTCCATAATCCATATCCCCTTGGGTTTGAAGTAGGACACTGTGCTTGGGAAAGTATTAACTAAATCAAGAGTTTATGGGgtgacctccccctccccccagaaacTAGAAACAGTTAGTACCTTACTTGATACACTGTAAAAGGGACGAAAAGTGACCAGAGCAGCTCCGAGACCCAGGAGGCATCGGACACTGTCTGAAGGGAGGAAACAAAAGGTCGAGAACTAAGCCTGGGCCAGTCAAGGAGAATCCCTTGCCCCTAACCCCAAAAAACCAAGCTTAAACCTTCCCTGTTCATACACTCACCACAGAGACCAAGGGCCTCTGGACCCGAAGGGCAAGTGGCTGAACTATATCCTGAATAGAAAATGGCCAGGAACTGCAGAAGGGGACAAAGATCATAGGACCGGAGTTAGTTGCGCATAGCGGATCACCATAAGAAACTGAACACTAAAAAGAACAAAGCCGTGGAAGGTGGGAGACGCCAGACTGACAGAAGATGTACTTGGGCTGGGGGGAGAAAAAGACCTGTTTGTAAGGAAAAAGGCAGCAGGGAAAGGAGGGTCCCCACAGTCTCTGGCATCCCCCAAGTAACCTCAATACAAGTTTACTGGCCCAAGGGCCTGCGGTCTGCTTCGGCTCCCCTCGTCCTCGAACGTTTACCTAAATCTCAAGAGCCCCTCCCGGCCGTTGGTCGCCTCCTCTTCGGGAAACAGCAACAAGGGGGCAGGGGGGTTTCCCCTCGAAGAACAGAATCTCTTCAGCGACTCCACCAGCTCCCCGCTGCCATCCAGCTCCACAAAGCCCCGAGACCAGCACACGAAGCCGGGGGGGCTGTTGATGAGAGGCTGGGAGGGGGACAAGGGAGCGGCACCAGAAGTAAGGGcaagggtggagaggaaggaggcTGGTTGGGCTCCGAGCGTGCCCGGGACAGGAAGGGCAGGGGCACCCCCGGGGGCCGGGCGGCAGGGTGAggctccctcccccccaacactCACGGTGCTACAGCTGGTCAGGAGGTTGACCATGTTGTGGTCAAAAGGTGTCACGTGATTGGAAATAAAGACCCTGACGCTGGGGTCGCGGAGCCGGGGAGCCTCCTGTCGGACCACAAACCCCAGCACCGCACACATGGCCCGGACCACGAACCTGGGGGACACGGGACTTGCTGCGTGACCCCGCCACGGGGAGGcccgccctgcccccaccccccggGCCGGGCCGGTACCTGCGGAGGACGCTGTCTGGCAGCGCGCAGCTGACGAGGAACACATGGAGGCCGAGGAAGAGGCGGAGCACCAGGAGGCAGAGCCCGACCGGCGCGTAGAGGAGCAAGGCGAGCAGCAGGAAGCCGTCACTGGGGAGCCTGGGCCCCgcggggcaggggagggaaggcaGCGGCCGTCAGAGGCCCGCGGGCCTGGCCGCAACCAGGGGCCGGGGCTCGGGGCGGGGAGGGGCAGGCAGGGAGGGCCGGGGCGGCCTTCTCACCGGTGTGAATCAAAGAGCCGCTCCGGGCCCGGGGCCGGCGAAGGCTCC
This genomic interval carries:
- the AUP1 gene encoding LOW QUALITY PROTEIN: lipid droplet-regulating VLDL assembly factor AUP1 (The sequence of the model RefSeq protein was modified relative to this genomic sequence to represent the inferred CDS: inserted 2 bases in 1 codon) — its product is MSGCVVLSRLPTFRDPQSCXRRAARGACWEFWAHQPRGLAPKGLALAFPGARAASRGLAWRRGLGGPEAAAAASAMEPSPAPGPERLFDSHRLPSDGFLLLALLLYAPVGLCLLVLRLFLGLHVFLVSCALPDSVLRRFVVRAMCAVLGFVVRQEAPRLRDPSVRVFISNHVTPFDHNMVNLLTSCSTPLINSPPGFVCWSRGFVELDGSGELVESLKRFCSSRGNPPAPLLLFPEEEATNGREGLLRFSSWPFSIQDIVQPLALRVQRPLVSVTVSDASWVSELLWSLFVPFTVYQVRWLRPAHQQPGEGSEAFALRVQQLVARELGQRGTRLTPADKAEHMKRQRHPRPLPQSARPSPPSTPGPSPDRQLATLSQRVKEVLPHVPIGVIQRDLARTGCVDTTITNLLEGAIPFVPEDIAEGSQTLPSSGPFPTTSVSKSPSSDPVTPQPAALFAKSSWARQESLQERKQALYEYARRRYTERRAQETD